The Lactuca sativa cultivar Salinas chromosome 2, Lsat_Salinas_v11, whole genome shotgun sequence genome includes a window with the following:
- the LOC111916280 gene encoding uncharacterized protein At2g38710, which yields MVSANKEMVVYCFDTLVAHFNGEQVPPPAFDEGQHPLFVTWKKAVNGGEPRLRGCIGTLEARCIINGFKDYSLTSALRDRRFPPIQSKELPFLQCTVSILTNYENAANYLDWEVGKHGIIIEFTDPDYNTRRSATYLPDVAAQEGWTKIEAIDSLIRKAGYNGTITESVRKRIELTRYQSTLFTMHYGEYVSYVKTTRGVALSVAGLKSR from the exons ATGGTGTCGGCAAACAAGGAAATGGTGGTGTATTGCTTCGATACGCTGGTGGCTCACTTCAACGGCGAACAAGTTCCCCCTCCTGCTTTCGATGAGGGTCAACA CCCATTGTTTGTGACTTGGAAGAAAGCTGTGAATGGTGGGGAACCTCGCCTACGTGGATGCATAGGAACTCTGGAAGCTCGCTGCATAATAAATGGCTTCAAGGATTATTCACTAACCAG TGCTCTGAGGGATCGGCGATTTCCACCAATACAGTCTAAAGAATTACCATTCTTGCAATGTACAGTTTCCATTCTTACTAATTATGAAAATGCTGCTAACTATCTCGATTGGGAG GTCGGAAAGCATGGAATTATTATAGAATTCACTGACCCTGATTATAATACAAGGCGAAGTGCCACATACCTACCTGACGTGGCTGCTCAAGAAG GCTGGACAAAGATAGAAGCGATTGATTCACTGATACGTAAAGCTGGTTATAATGGCACCATAACCGAGTCTGTGAGGAAACGTATTGAGTTGACTCGTTACCAAAGCACGTTATTTACAATGCATTATGGGGAGTATGTGAGCTATGTGAAGACAACTCGAGGTGTTGCCCTTTCTGTTGCTGGTCTTAAATCCCGTTGA
- the LOC111916214 gene encoding uncharacterized protein At2g27730, mitochondrial has product MAMRSIIISRSHSLLHLKHSSNSNLRLLRLFSDQGRVLDDEERARENLYVKKMEKEKLEKQKQKMEGKDKLDDKDKSEKKP; this is encoded by the exons ATGGCGATGAGATCCATCATTATCTCAAGATCACATTCTCTTCTTCATTTGAAGCACTCATCCAATTCCAATTTAAGATTGCTTCGTCTCTTCAGCGATCAAGGCCGCGTCCTTGACGACGAAGAACGTGCTCGTGAGAATCTCTACGTCAag aaaatggagaaagAAAAGCTGGAGAAGCAGAAgcagaaaatggaaggaaaagacAAATTAGACGATAAAGATAAATCTGAGAAG AAACCATAA
- the LOC111916278 gene encoding mitochondrial import receptor subunit TOM9-2, whose protein sequence is MAAKKSNSEGVLSRVSSTVSESPIVYKGKRAASDAGFVVKKLLRSTGKAAWIAGTTFLILVVPLIIEMDREAQLNELELQQASLLGTPSSAAPH, encoded by the coding sequence ATGGCGGCGAAGAAGTCCAACAGCGAAGGCGTTCTATCTAGGGTTTCATCAACAGTATCCGAATCTCCAATCGTCTACAAAGGCAAGCGCGCAGCTTCAGATGCGGGTTTCGTCGTCAAGAAGCTCCTCAGGAGCACAGGCAAGGCAGCCTGGATTGCCGGAACAACTTTTTTGATCCTCGTTGTTCCCCTCATCATTGAAATGGACCGAGAGGCTCAATTGAACGAGCTGGAGCTCCAACAGGCTAGCCTGCTCGGCACTCCATCTTCCGCCGCCCCGCACTAA
- the LOC111916279 gene encoding vesicle-associated membrane protein 727 has protein sequence MSQKGLIYSFVAKGTVVLAEHTAYSGNVSTVAVQCLQKLPSGSSKYTYSCDGYTFNFLLDSGFVFLVVADESAGRSVPFVFLERVKDDFTKRYGACIGNDHPLADDSDDDLFEDRFSIAYNLDREFGPKIKEHMEYCLNHPDEMSKLSKLKAQITEVKGIMMDNIEKVLDRGEKIELLVDKTENLQFQADSFQRQGRQLRRKMWLQNLQMKLMVGGAIAVFIIIVWLMACRGFKC, from the exons ATGAGTCAGAAAGGATTGATTTATAGCTTTGTTGCGAAAGGGACCGTTGTATTGGCTGAACACACGGCCTACTCAGGAAACGTCAGCACGGTTGCTGTTCAATGCTTACAGAAGTTGCCTTCGGGTAGCAGTAAATACACATATTCATGCGACGGCTACACCTTCAACTTCTTGCTTGATAGTGGCTTCG TTTTTCTTGTTGTTGCTGATGAATCAGCAGGGAGGAGTGTGCCATTTGTGTTTCTGGAGAGAGTGAAAGACGACTTCACAAAACGTTATGGAGCATGTATTGGAAATGATCACCCTCTTGCCGACGACAGTGATGATGATCTATTTGAAGATCGGTTTAGTATTGCTTATAATCTTGATAGGGAGTTTGG GCCAAAGATAAAGGAACACATGGAGTATTGTTTAAACCATCCAGATGAAATGAGTAAGCTGTCTAAACTGAAGGCTCAGATTACAGAGGTTAAAGGGATTATGATGGACAACATTGAGAAG GTTTTGGATCGTGGTGAGAAGATCGAATTACTAGTGGATAAAACAGAAAACCTTCAATTCCAG GCAGATAGCTTTCAAAGGCAGGGAAGGCAACTAAGAAGGAAGATGTGGTTGCAGAATCTTCAGATGAAGCTCATGGTTGGAGGAGCTATTGCAGTTTTTATCATCATAGTCTGGCTCATGGCTTGTAGGGGTTTCAAATGTTGA